A single window of Liolophura sinensis isolate JHLJ2023 chromosome 6, CUHK_Ljap_v2, whole genome shotgun sequence DNA harbors:
- the LOC135467436 gene encoding calmodulin-lysine N-methyltransferase-like: MAENGKISISRQRWKLLAQVITRQPDYLSDPENNSVSVRRFNNFGLLEVRVHEDGISKDSNSVWLEYSSKDFADISCVIRQLQGNVTLDTLLGFNNTGNVCVWPSEEVMAYYCLKHREDFRSKVVCEVGGGMTCLAGVFTAVCTEAAEVVLTDGNEESVNNLTYTVARNQQSVGSTKCSARLLRWGPDLNMPELESKFDSILCADCLFFDEGREHLVNMLSLMLKPGGQALMFAPTRGNTFHEFTKLALKTFELEVKKNYDDIVWNLHQKFLSQGNDVYVENLHYPVMLVLTKPMP; encoded by the exons ATGGCAGAGAATGGCAAAATATCCATATCTAGGCAACGATGGAAGCTTCTTGCGCAG GTTATCACTCGTCAGCCAGATTATCTGAGTGACCCAGAAAACAACTCCGTGTCTGTCCGCCGCTTCAACAACTTTGGCTTACTGGAGGTCAGAGTTCATGAAGATGGGATTAGCAAAGACTCCAACTCTGTCTGGCTTGAGTATTCATCTAAGGATTTTGCGGACATCTCCTGTGTTATCAG ACAACTACAGGGCAATGTCACACTGGATACATTGCTGGGCTTCAACAACACAGGCAATGTGT GTGTATGGCCCTCAGAAGAAGTCATGGCTTATTACTGTCTGAAACACAGGGAAGACTTCAg GTCCAAAGTGGTTTGTGAAGTTGGAGGAGGGATGACCTGTTTAGCTGGCGTGTTT ACAGCAGTTTGTACAGAAGCTGCAGAAGTGGTCCTGACAGATGGCAACGAAGAGTCAGTGAACA acctGACTTACACAGTTGCTAGAAACCAGCAGTCTGTTGGCTCCACTAAGTGCTCAGCTAG ATTACTACGCTGGGGCCCAGATTTGAACATGCCAGAATTAGAGTCTAAGTTTGACTCTATTCTGTGTGCTGATTG TTTGTTCTTTGATGAAGGCAGAGAGCACCTAGTAAATATGCTGTCCTTGATGCTGAAGCCAGGG ggcCAAGCCCTAATGTTCGCACCCACCAGGGGAAATACATTCCATGAGTTTACAAAACTTGCCCTGAAAACTTTCGAACTTGAAGTAAAGAAAAATTATGATGATATAGTTTGGAATCTTCATCAAAAG TTTTTGTCACAGGGCAATGATGTGTATGTTGAGAACCTACATTACCCAGTCATGCTTGTGCTGACCAAACCGATGCCTTAA
- the LOC135468222 gene encoding LOW QUALITY PROTEIN: 3-hydroxybutyryl-CoA dehydrogenase-like (The sequence of the model RefSeq protein was modified relative to this genomic sequence to represent the inferred CDS: deleted 1 base in 1 codon) — MVKIAVLGCGLMGVKIAGELAYHGHRVKVYDSNMNSLNTVFERMEEDKRYLRTEGLLTHKNFIGQILCMSRLEETVSDADFIFEAVVDDLDVKQDLFERVSHLCKKDAVIATNTLRLDGAAVVARTSFQERTTGLRFLFPVYYIPEVEITPNTFTSPATIEKVRLLLEKMGKTLFFRSGGEPLILSEDQREERKRARLEQIRNSSGMTYFFESTLPALSHRGNNAPPPDDEEVVYRSEHDHDCAICMDRNRDCVLCPCHHMITCHECSKMLLNRRDGCPICRKDISEVIPVYLS, encoded by the exons ATGGTTAAAATCGCTGTTTTAGGATGTGGGCTAATGGGTGTCAAAATAGCAG GGGAGCTGGCATATCATGGACACCGGGTCAAGGTGTATGACTCCAACATGAACTCTCTGAACACAGTGTTCGAGAGGATGGAGGAAGACAAGCGCTACCTGCGAACTGAGGGACTTCTGACTCATAAAAACTTCATT GGTCAAATTTTATGCATGAGCCGTCTGGAAGAAACTGTCAGTGACGctgatttcatttttgaggcagtGGTTGATGACCTGGATGTCAAACAGGATTTATTTGAAA GAGTGTCTCACTTGTGTAAGAAGGATGCTGTGATTGCCACCAACACCCTGAGGCTGGATGGAGCTGCAGTTGTGGCGAGGACCTCATTTCAGGAG AGGACGACAGGTCTACGCTTCTTGTTTCCTGTCTATTACATCCCAGAGGTGGAGATCACACCTAACACCTTTACCTCCCCTGCCACTATTGAGAAAG TACGTCTATTATTGGAGAAGATGGGAAAAACTCTGTTCTTTCGATCTGGTGGAGAACCTTTGATTTTATCTGAGGATCAAAgagaagaaagaaagagag CTCGACTGGAACAAATTAGAAACTCCAGTGGCATGACCTAT TTTTTTGAGAGCACTCTGCCTGCTTTGTCTCATCGTGGGAACAATGCTCCACCCCCAGATGATGAAGAAG TCGTGTACCGCAGTGAACACGATCATGACTGTGCCATCTGCATGGATCGAAATCGAGACTGCGTCCTCTGCCCTTGTCATCACATGATCACCTGCCACGAGTGCTCAAAAATGTTGCTGAACAGACGAGATGGCTGCCCTATTTGTAGGAAGGACATATCAGAGGTCATACCTGTGTACCTCTCTTGA